In one Oncorhynchus tshawytscha isolate Ot180627B unplaced genomic scaffold, Otsh_v2.0 Un_contig_4972_pilon_pilon, whole genome shotgun sequence genomic region, the following are encoded:
- the LOC112240401 gene encoding cilia- and flagella-associated protein 47, producing the protein MTTNYVRINPPVVEFTDVKAGKVYKTTVTVTNTGITSKRMRLLEPTSKLFKFRVTNTETPIAAGLSLSGTLEFRPEKDEDVCDRLLLVLEDKAMEIPLLAFSPVCSLTMESLADFGSVMANSQVISKEVELTNQGSAPGSFQVLYDGDQSIRLSPSSGVLQSGATQWLKVELCTDRPTRVREEAQVKLQNSKDVVLKIRADVLEQSLELQDLEGERLSCLRFGPVFFGTSRVEKVVLVNNGPQACDWMVVLQDDAPGTEMGFDLQRSTDAALLERSVRNRATAVDPSTVIACVPNEGRLRPYDRTTLWVCFCPVSRRRSREEQKTSGASAAASKQDYSLFLKFQTVGSKDGFNHQQHSTVPPHNGYCVELAVTGSALPVSLVPSPGHSFSFQQCLMGERVDVLCVLHNLSPHLPVTFKFRKMANFISDPPSGTISPGQSQDVVLSFAPHQMGTFKVKQVLEVLGQVVHLEPSSIKLRLHSFHTITLHLSAVCRAQTACETPKLNPGITPAVTNETGQHARVPSSELGRCVGLVRAAVLSTAKTRLHSHGQSQSHRRNQSLGGSRRELLAFPNDRACSIRPASPDTTYRTIFTGVERYRYEDPDFSFTKEEEQQRQRHRDHYLAFIRSLRKTRLQKTTARLHGEVEDNIDIGLRPAAGLLTPQLSLRDLESNHSQEGHSVDQGHSQLLTTCMLAAMETRSRFRQVTEGINALPSTNQEVADCSRTLTVQQLHQVVIGPSLIDFGEVCVASVCVRNLDLVNNLQVYVWVQLELDCCPELQRSSPLSHVLPPLSRATLPLVLESTKLGKFHKSISYTVNSHHRSHVLVQSQLVPVVLQLSQSQVVLSPSPSYLAQSGYRGTVTLVNPRNHPADFTWRPIITETGLAFSIRPATGTVEAYRELDCEVMWHPSFSSPLEGQFDLCVHQGNTAQLRCLAKLGSSSVQLAEKHLVFGSVPLIFPSVRTATLHNTGHNHAYFQVLDVYPLPGMVVTPTEGVVPVGGQAEVQVHLNPGAVMKFDTRVEKPR; encoded by the exons ATGACAACGAATTATGTTAGAATTAATCCCCCGGTTGTTGAGTTTACCGACGTAAAAGCAGGGAAGGTTTACAAGACCACTGTCACGGTGACCAACACTGGAATTACCTCGAAAAGAATGAGACTGCTTGAACCCACATCAAAG CTGTTCAAATTCAGGGTGACAAACACAGAAACCCCCATTGCTGCTGGATTGTCCCTGAGTGGCACTCTAGAGTTCAGGCCTGAGAAAGATGAGGATGTCTGTGACCGTCTGCTCCTTGTCCTGGAAGACAAAGCCATGGAGATCCCCCTCTTAGC GTTCTCCCCGGTGTGTTCTCTCACCATGGAATCTCTCGCTGATTTCGGCTCTGTGATGGCAAACAGTCAGGTGATCAGCAAAGAGGTGGAATTGACCAATCAGGGATCTGCTCCAG GATCTTTTCAGGTGCTGTATGATGGAGACCAGTCCATCAGGCTCTCTCCCAGCAGTGGCGTCCTGCAGTCTGGCGCAACCCAGTGGCTGAAGGTGGAACTCTGCACTGACAGACCCACGAGGGTCAGAGAGGAGGCCCA GGTGAAGCTGCAGAACAGTAAGGACGTGGTCCTGAAGATCAGGGCTGATGTTTTGGAGCAGAGCCTGGAGCTCCAGGACCTAGAGGGGGAGAGGTTGTCCTGCCTCCGCTTCGGACCCGTCTTCTTTGGGACGTCCCGGGTGGAAAAGGTGGTTCTGGTGAACAATGGACCACAGGCCTGCGACTGGATGGTGGTGCTGCAGGACGATGCTCCAGGGACAGAAATG gGCTTTGACCTCCAGAGGAGTACAGACGCAGCGCTGCTAGAGAGGAGTGTTCGTAACAGGGCCACCGCTGTGGATCCCTCCACTGTGATCGCCTGTGTGCCCAACGAGGGACGACTGAGACCCTACGACAGAACCACTCTGTGGGTCTGCTTCTGTCCTGTCAGCAGAAG aaggagcagggaggagcagaAGACCAGTGGGGCCTCAGCAGCAGCCAGTAAACAAGACTACTCACTCTTCCTCAAGTTTCAGACAGTGGGAAGTAAAGATGGCTTCAACCACCAGCAGCACTCCACTGTACCTCCCCACAATG GTTACTGTGTGGAGCTGGCGGTGACTGGCTCagccctccctgtctccctggtgCCCAGCCCCGGCCACAGTTTCAGCTTCCAGCAGTGCCTGATGGGAGAGCGTGTGGACGTCCTGTGTGTGCTCCAcaacctctcccctcatctccctgtCACCTTCAAGTTCCGAAAGATGGCCAACTTCATCAGTGACCCCCCTAGTGGGACCATCTCCCCAGGGCAGAGCCAG GACGTGGTGCTGTCCTTCGCCCCCCACCAGATGGGGACGTTCAAGGTGAAACAGGTGCTGGAGGTGCTGGGTCAGGTGGTACACCTAGAGCCCTCCTCCATCAAGCTCCGCCTCCACAGCTTCCACACCATCACCCTGCACCTGTCAGCTGTTTGCCGAGCGCAGACCGCATGCGAGACACCCAAACTCAACCCCG GAATCACCCCGGCTGTGACCAATGAGACAGGCCAGCATGCCCGGGTGCCCTCCAGTGAGCTGGGCAGGTGTGTGGGATTGGTGCGGGCAGCTGTCCTCAGCACGGCCAAGACCCGGCTCCACAGTCACGGTCAGAGCCAGAGCCACCGTAGGAACCAGAGTCTCGGCGGTAGCCGGCGAGAGCTACTGGCCTTCCCCAACGACAGGGCCTGCAGCATCCGCCCTGCCTCTCCGGACACCACCTACAG gACCATCTTCACAGGGGTGGAGCGTTACCGCTACGAGGACCCTGACTTTTCCTTCacgaaggaggaggagcagcagagacagagacacagagatcaCTACTTAGCCTTCATCAGGAGCCTGCGAAAGACACGCTTGCAGAAAACCACTGCGAG GCTGCATGGTGAGGTGGAGGACAACATAGACATTGGGCTCCGGCCTGCCGCAGGACTCCTCACCCCCCAGCTCTCTCTGAGGGACCTGGAGTCCAATCACAGCCAGGAGGGGCATAGCGTCGACCAGGGACATAGCCAGCTATTGACCACCTGTATGCTGGCTGCCATGGAGACCAGGTCCAGATTCAGACAG GTGACAGAGGGCATCAATGCACTACCCTCCACCAACCAGGAGGTGGCAGACTGCAGTCGCACCCTGACAGTTCAGCAGCTCCACCAAGTAGTCATAG gCCCGTCCTTAATAGATtttggtgaggtgtgtgtggccTCAGTGTGTGTGAGGAACCTGGACCTGGTGAACAACCTGCAGGTGTATGTGTGGGTGCAGCTGGAGTTAGACTGCTGTCCTGAGCTGCAGCGCTCCAGCCCCCTGTCCCACGTCCTGCCCCCCCTCTCCAGAGCCACCCTGCCCCTCGTCTTAGAGAGCACCAAGCTGGGAAAGTTCCACAA gTCAATCTCCTACACGGTGAATAGTCATCACCGGAGCCATGTCCTGGTTCAGTCCCAGCTGGTCCCTGTGGTCCTCCAGCTGTCCCAGAGCCAGGTggtcctgtccccttcccccagCTACCTGGCCCAGTCGGGCTACAGGGGTACTGTGACCCTGGTCAACCCCAGGAACCACCCGGCTGACTTCACCTGGAGGCCCATCATCACAGAGACGGGCCTGGCCTTCTCCATACGCCCAGCCACAG GTACTGTGGAGGCGTACAGGGAGTTAGACTGTGAGGTGATGTggcatccctctttctcctctcctctggaggGACAGTTTGACCTGTGTGTTCACCAGGGAAACACCGCACAGCTACGATGTctggccaag CTTGGTTCATCCAGTGTGCAGCTGGCTGAGAAACATCTGGTGTTTGGATCAGTACCTCTCATCTTCCCCTCCGTCAGGACCGCAACGCTACACAACACAGGACACAACCATGCCTACTTCCAG GTGTTGGACGTGTACCCCCTGCCTGGCATGGTGGTGACCCCCACCGAGGGTGTGGTACCTGTGggggggcaggcagaggtccagGTGCACCTCAACCCCGGAGCTGTCATGAAGTTTGACACCAGAGTGGAG AAACCCAGATAG
- the LOC112215259 gene encoding 60S ribosomal protein L31 — MAPTKKGEKKKGRSAINEVVTREYTVNIHKRIHGVSFKRRAPRALKEIRKFAMKEMGTPDVRIDTRLNKAVWTKGVKNVPYRMRVRLSRKRNEDEDSPNKLYTLVTYVPVTTYKGLQTVNVDEN, encoded by the exons ATGGCTCCTACcaagaagggagagaagaagaaggggcGTTCAGCCATCAATGAGGTGGTGACCAGAGAATACACCGTCAACATCCACAAGCGCATCCATGGAGT GAGCTTCAAGAGGAGAGCTCCTCGCGCTCTCAAAGAGATCCGCAAGTTCGCCATGAAGGAGATGGGAACTCCTGATGTACGCATCGACACCCGCCTGAACAAGGCTGTGTGGACCAAAGGCGTCAA GAATGTGCCATACAGGATGAGGGTACGATTGTCCAGGAAGCGCAATGAGGATGAAGACTCCCCAAACAAACTGTACACACTCGTCACGTATGTCCCTGTCACAACATACAAAG GTCTACAGACGGTCAATGTTGATGAGAATTAG
- the chst10 gene encoding carbohydrate sulfotransferase 10, which produces MQITMRHHWLLVGACGWVLLILVFANKFINFNARTTDDYGEKTEMQSWTQPGVKTIKSLPAQKSDRRAPKSSNLSSVGPSMANPTDWNTVETRRRELLSAVCKNDSLKNLTHTSINKFVLDRIFVCDKHKILFCQTPKVGNTQWKKVLIVLNGEFSTVEEIPENLVHDHEKNGLPRLSSLTEKEITKRLATYFKFFIVRDPFERLISAFKDKFVKNPRFEPWYKHDIAPAIIRKYRKSHRDNDDNQATTGLRFEDFIRYLGDEPGRRRMDRQFGEHVIHWVTYAELCAPCDITYSVVGHHETLERDAPYILKAAGIERLVSYPTIPPGITRYNRTKVERYFSGISKRDVRRLYGRYQGDFSLFGYPSPDFLLN; this is translated from the exons ATGCAAATAACGATGCGGCACCACTGGCTGCTCGTCGGGGCTTGCGGCTGGGTGTTGCTCATCCTCGTTTTTGCCAACAAGTTCATCAATTTTAACGCCAGAACCACGGATG ACTATGGGGAGAAGACTGAGATGCAGAGTTGGACTCAACCAGGAGTTAAGACCATCAAATCACTGCCAGCTCAGAAATCAGACAGAAGAGCTCCCAAGTCATCAAACCTG tcctcAGTAGGCCCCTCCATGGCCAACCCAACAGACTGGAACACTGTGGAGACGAGGCGTCGGGAGCTGCTGTCAGCCGTGTGTAAGAACGACTCCCTCAAGAACCTCACTCACACCTCAATCAACAAGTTTGTCTTGGACCGCATCTTTGTGTGCGACAAGCACAAGATCCTCTTCTGCCAGACCCCCAAAGTGGGCAACACTCAATGGAAGAAGGTCCTCATCGTTCTCAATG GAGAGTTCTCCACTGTGGAGGAGATCCCAGAGAACCTGGTTCATGACCATGAGAAGAACGGACTGCCCCGCCTCTCCTCTCTGACGGAGAAAGAAATCACTAAAAG GTTAGCCACATACTTCAAGTTCTTCATCGTCAGAGACCCGTTCGAGCGCCTCATCTCCGCCTTCAAGGACAAGTTTGTGAAGAACCCGCGCTTCGAGCCCTGGTACAAGCACGACATCGCTCCCGCCATCATCCGCAAGTACCGTAAGAGTCACCGTGACAACGACGACAACCAGGCGACTACGGGCCTGCGCTTCGAGGACTTCATCCGTTACCTGGGCGATGAGCCCGGGCGGCGCCGCATGGACCGTCAGTTTGGGGAGCATGTTATCCACTGGGTGACGTACGCGGAACTCTGCGCCCCCTGTGACATCACGTACAGCGTCGTGGGGCACCACGAAACTCTAGAACGCGATGCCCCCTACATCCTGAAAGCTGCCGGGATCGAGCGTCTGGTATCGTACCCCACCATCCCCCCAGGGATCACCCGTTACAACCGGACCAAGGTGGAGCGCTACTTCTCAGGCATCAGCAAGCGGGACGTCAGGCGGCTTTACGGCCGGTACCAAGGAGACTTCAGCCTCTTCGGCTACCCGAGCCCGGACTTCCTGCTGAACTGA